The following coding sequences are from one uncultured Cohaesibacter sp. window:
- a CDS encoding aldo/keto reductase, translated as MQYNYLGKSGLKISALQLGTMTFGGEGMFATAGNTGVEGAQRQIAMAVDAGVNMLDTANVYSSGVSEEIIGEAIAGHRHDLLLGTKVRFPMGAGPNDRGLSRHHIISACEASLKRLKTDYIDMYWCHEWDGFTPVEETLRALDDLTRAGKIRYVGVSNFSGWHIMKYLGVSEREHLVRPVGQQIHYTLQAREAEQELLPVGVDQGLSAVIWSPLASGLLTGKYRRGQASPEGTRREQGWTEPPIYDWESLYDIVETLIEVASNYDGATPAQVALAWVLSRPGVASAIIGARSDTQLADNLKAADLKLDAEALEKLEKVSRKPLAYPYWHQQSTAPDRLSEADLTLLAPHLDGKSRF; from the coding sequence ATGCAGTATAATTATCTCGGCAAATCAGGTTTGAAAATTTCAGCATTGCAATTGGGAACAATGACATTCGGCGGAGAGGGCATGTTCGCCACGGCTGGCAATACTGGCGTGGAAGGCGCACAGCGTCAAATCGCCATGGCCGTTGATGCCGGCGTGAATATGCTTGATACCGCCAACGTCTATTCCAGCGGCGTATCTGAAGAGATTATCGGAGAAGCGATTGCAGGACACCGTCACGATCTGCTGCTGGGCACAAAGGTGCGGTTCCCCATGGGGGCTGGGCCAAATGATCGCGGGCTCTCGCGCCATCACATAATCTCTGCCTGCGAGGCAAGCCTCAAGAGGCTCAAGACCGACTATATTGATATGTATTGGTGCCATGAGTGGGACGGCTTCACACCGGTTGAAGAGACACTCCGGGCTCTTGATGATCTAACCAGGGCAGGCAAGATACGTTATGTGGGCGTCTCCAATTTTTCCGGCTGGCACATCATGAAATATCTCGGCGTTTCAGAACGCGAGCATCTGGTTCGCCCGGTTGGACAACAGATCCACTATACTCTGCAAGCACGAGAGGCCGAACAGGAACTGCTGCCTGTTGGTGTTGACCAAGGGCTTAGCGCTGTCATCTGGTCCCCACTGGCTTCTGGGCTGCTTACGGGTAAATATCGGAGGGGTCAGGCGAGCCCTGAAGGCACGCGCCGCGAGCAGGGCTGGACGGAGCCTCCGATTTATGACTGGGAATCCCTCTATGACATCGTGGAAACGTTGATAGAGGTTGCAAGCAATTACGATGGGGCCACCCCTGCACAGGTGGCTTTGGCGTGGGTCCTGAGCCGACCCGGTGTGGCAAGCGCTATCATTGGTGCTCGATCAGACACCCAGCTTGCCGACAATCTCAAGGCTGCGGATCTGAAGCTGGATGCGGAAGCCTTGGAAAAACTGGAAAAAGTCAGCCGCAAGCCTCTTGCCTATCCTTATTGGCATCAGCAGAGCACAGCGCCGGACCGACTGTCTGAAGCCGATTTGACTTTACTTGCCCCTCATCTTGACGGAAAGTCGCGTTTCTAG
- a CDS encoding flagellar hook-length control protein FliK, whose amino-acid sequence MAMEIFSSPRAIQSNALNSLLNALGNGQPKEATVLRSTNMPNGEMRLQLSVSGTPLELKVSAEAGSQLKPNTNVLVQAVKTEGGMQLAIRPMEEGNNLEGGKAVVTSNSGKSVINSPPAGQTGSLPSAAGREASSSPSSSNQIASTPYGRQLSATPTVTNGTLSSQLDGLALVQRQAMDTQRSLTDLFANLDAFIRQIETGQRPAVPQDLETAMKWVLGFRVSSSQLAGSDKASKALRQIISSFGLMSGATSSEGKSAAPDITANFKASLSLLRALLPNDGPDLPSDIALQRRDQPPLKGADLPGQRPQAATIFPSDSNSLALARLKSDVEAAIARTTLTQIASLRSSSGEVSHTAHHALQTIHTEVPVMLANGTAVIPLTLQRETAEEADEDEDGDDAENKAKKRGWKVQFAIDTEGLGAVSVALRLRETLIHLDISVERSDTLALLQEAAQTLQTTLENAGLQLEGCLFKKAKDSNKADLLDLVPSHTSHLDRSL is encoded by the coding sequence ATGGCAATGGAAATTTTCAGCTCCCCGCGCGCAATACAAAGCAATGCGCTCAATAGCCTGCTGAATGCCCTTGGCAATGGCCAGCCAAAGGAAGCGACGGTGTTGCGCTCAACAAACATGCCGAATGGTGAGATGCGTTTACAGCTCTCTGTCTCGGGCACTCCGCTGGAGCTGAAGGTTAGCGCAGAAGCAGGCTCGCAGTTAAAACCCAACACAAACGTGTTGGTACAAGCCGTCAAGACAGAAGGTGGGATGCAGCTTGCTATCCGGCCTATGGAAGAGGGCAATAACTTGGAAGGCGGCAAGGCGGTTGTTACCTCAAACAGTGGCAAAAGCGTAATCAATAGCCCGCCAGCCGGTCAAACCGGTTCATTGCCTTCTGCCGCCGGTAGAGAAGCAAGCAGTTCCCCTTCCAGTTCCAACCAGATCGCGTCAACACCATATGGGCGACAGCTTTCAGCCACGCCAACGGTGACAAATGGGACGCTTTCAAGCCAGCTGGACGGTCTGGCTTTGGTGCAACGGCAAGCAATGGATACCCAGCGCTCCCTCACGGATCTGTTTGCCAATCTGGATGCCTTCATCAGGCAAATTGAAACCGGGCAAAGACCGGCCGTTCCCCAGGATCTTGAAACAGCGATGAAATGGGTGCTCGGTTTTCGCGTTTCGTCAAGTCAGCTAGCTGGCTCGGACAAGGCCAGCAAGGCCTTGCGGCAGATTATTTCCTCTTTCGGCTTGATGTCCGGGGCAACCTCTTCGGAAGGCAAAAGCGCAGCACCAGACATTACAGCCAACTTCAAGGCCTCCCTTAGCCTGCTGCGCGCGCTTCTGCCAAATGACGGCCCTGATCTTCCTTCAGATATTGCCCTTCAAAGGCGTGATCAGCCACCTTTGAAGGGAGCGGATTTGCCGGGGCAGAGGCCTCAAGCCGCTACAATTTTTCCATCCGATTCAAACAGCCTGGCGCTGGCCCGCTTGAAAAGTGACGTCGAGGCAGCCATTGCCCGCACCACATTGACGCAAATTGCCTCATTGCGCTCATCCTCCGGCGAAGTGAGCCACACGGCTCATCACGCCTTGCAAACAATACACACGGAAGTGCCTGTGATGCTGGCAAATGGCACGGCGGTCATCCCCCTCACCCTACAGCGAGAGACGGCCGAGGAAGCGGACGAAGACGAGGACGGCGATGACGCCGAAAACAAGGCAAAGAAGCGCGGCTGGAAGGTTCAATTTGCCATTGATACCGAGGGCCTCGGTGCCGTTTCTGTCGCCTTGCGCCTAAGAGAGACGCTCATTCACCTTGATATATCGGTGGAACGGAGCGATACGCTCGCCCTGTTGCAGGAAGCCGCTCAAACATTGCAAACCACACTTGAAAATGCTGGCTTGCAGCTTGAGGGCTGCCTGTTCAAAAAGGCCAAAGACAGCAACAAAGCTGATTTGCTCGACCTCGTCCCGTCTCATACATCCCATTTGGACCGCTCCTTATGA
- a CDS encoding EscU/YscU/HrcU family type III secretion system export apparatus switch protein, giving the protein MTNPKDKIGKASNMSSGVASEPDMAVALQYEHGKDHAPRVTAKGEGEMARRIVALAREHDIMVEGNPALTKALSEVELDDYVPEHLFTAVAVVIGFVMETAEKKRNSPFASASRHRGSRD; this is encoded by the coding sequence ATGACAAATCCGAAAGACAAAATTGGCAAAGCATCAAACATGTCATCGGGCGTGGCATCTGAGCCAGACATGGCCGTTGCATTGCAATATGAGCATGGAAAAGACCATGCACCACGGGTGACCGCCAAAGGGGAAGGTGAAATGGCGCGCCGAATTGTTGCGCTGGCGCGTGAGCACGACATTATGGTGGAAGGCAATCCGGCACTGACCAAGGCTCTGTCAGAGGTGGAGCTTGATGACTATGTGCCAGAGCACCTGTTTACAGCGGTCGCTGTTGTCATCGGGTTTGTCATGGAGACCGCAGAAAAGAAGCGCAACAGCCCTTTTGCCAGCGCATCCAGGCATCGTGGATCGCGAGACTAG
- a CDS encoding TAXI family TRAP transporter solute-binding subunit has translation MFKELAVAVSLACATLVAIPASAQDQLRFSAGPPGGNWFALGGALAETWSKEGIATSSSTGGGVSNVVNTDRGKTDLGFSVTALVGAATKGDDPFKKAYDNVSVLANVYRQYTYFVMRKDYAEANGIKTVADIVEKKLPIRFATLKPGTSSEFVVRAAFEKGLGVGWKDIKDWGGSVSFASYSDGSNQLADNHLDCFAFSVGKAASVVLKIESQLDVVILPVDKKILDAMTAALGTVTFEISPEIYKSVTDPVPTIGDYTSIIVRKDLDEDTVYKMTKALWENKDTLQKGVKAVSELNPQEAIPASAPAHPGAVKYWKSVQ, from the coding sequence ATGTTTAAAGAATTAGCGGTTGCAGTTTCCTTGGCGTGTGCAACACTTGTCGCTATTCCTGCAAGCGCGCAGGATCAACTTCGCTTTTCCGCAGGCCCTCCGGGGGGAAACTGGTTTGCATTGGGCGGAGCGTTGGCTGAAACCTGGTCAAAAGAAGGTATCGCAACATCGAGCAGCACCGGCGGTGGCGTTTCCAACGTGGTGAATACCGACAGAGGCAAGACCGATCTCGGCTTCTCGGTTACCGCACTGGTCGGGGCTGCCACAAAGGGCGACGATCCTTTCAAGAAAGCCTATGACAATGTGTCGGTTCTAGCGAACGTCTATCGTCAGTATACCTATTTCGTGATGCGCAAGGACTATGCCGAAGCCAATGGCATCAAGACCGTTGCCGACATCGTCGAGAAAAAACTGCCCATCCGCTTTGCCACTCTCAAACCGGGCACATCGTCTGAATTCGTTGTTCGGGCAGCTTTTGAAAAAGGCCTGGGCGTTGGCTGGAAGGACATCAAGGATTGGGGCGGCTCCGTTTCCTTTGCCTCATATTCAGACGGCTCCAACCAGCTGGCCGATAATCACCTCGATTGCTTTGCATTCTCGGTTGGCAAGGCCGCTTCTGTGGTGCTGAAGATCGAAAGCCAGCTTGATGTTGTCATCCTGCCGGTGGACAAGAAAATCCTCGATGCCATGACTGCTGCCTTGGGTACAGTAACGTTCGAGATTTCTCCTGAAATCTACAAGTCTGTCACCGACCCTGTACCGACAATCGGCGATTACACCAGCATCATCGTGCGCAAGGATCTGGACGAAGACACCGTCTACAAGATGACCAAGGCTCTTTGGGAAAATAAAGACACCCTGCAAAAAGGCGTCAAGGCTGTTTCAGAATTGAACCCTCAGGAGGCCATTCCCGCTTCAGCTCCGGCCCATCCGGGCGCTGTGAAATACTGGAAATCGGTTCAGTAA
- a CDS encoding TRAP transporter permease, whose translation MRATGSLVKRIVYVYILGVGLFHLYTSVFGSFEAYLQRSLHLSMVFPMAFILYPMREADKDSANVPWYDWVLAIASTLPGLYILFNYEDITLRMVQVDEVTMAQQVLGTALIVFLLEATRRVIGIPLAIIVAFFASYMWFGNWMPGVMQGLPFNFAEVIEQIYLTDEGIFSIPLGVSATFVMVFLIFGGFLEKSGVGQYFMDFAQAFTGTSPGGPAKISVVSSALFGSISGAAVANVYGTGTFTIPLMKRIGYPPFFAAAVESVASTGGQIMPPIMGAGAFIMASFLGVPFSDIIIAAIVPAVLYYGAVLLMVHLGALKNNLKGLKEEDLPDKKRVLLQSYKLFPIIALVYMLLSGYSPMLAAAVGILGAWLVSLPDPEHRMGPRKILDAIVAGSRNVPVVCIACAAAGIVVGSVSLTGFGFKFVGLVFSLAQGVPFIALVLIAVVSLILGMGLPTTSAYILGAALGVPALAQLGFDPLAAHMFVFYFAIVSNITPPVALAAYAASSLAQSKPTETAIQALKLGILAFIVPFAFCYDLGLLSNSTLVGNSLAVFGGIGALFAMAFAMLGFIRAPIPLWQRYAFGLTAIMCLWPLVAVKLAGVALTFAAAQIWGRKLATT comes from the coding sequence ATGCGCGCGACAGGTTCACTCGTCAAGAGAATTGTCTATGTCTATATTCTGGGGGTCGGACTATTTCATCTTTATACATCGGTGTTTGGCAGCTTTGAGGCCTATTTGCAGCGCAGCCTGCACCTCAGCATGGTTTTTCCGATGGCCTTCATCCTCTACCCGATGCGAGAGGCTGACAAGGACAGCGCTAACGTCCCTTGGTATGACTGGGTGCTTGCGATAGCGTCCACCCTGCCGGGCCTGTATATTCTGTTCAATTACGAAGATATTACACTCCGCATGGTTCAGGTGGACGAGGTAACCATGGCGCAGCAGGTGCTTGGCACCGCGCTCATTGTTTTCCTGCTTGAAGCAACCCGCCGCGTGATCGGCATACCTCTGGCAATCATCGTTGCCTTCTTTGCCAGCTATATGTGGTTTGGCAACTGGATGCCCGGTGTCATGCAAGGGCTACCGTTCAATTTTGCCGAAGTTATCGAACAGATCTACCTCACTGATGAAGGTATCTTCTCCATCCCACTGGGTGTCTCGGCAACCTTCGTCATGGTTTTCCTGATTTTTGGTGGCTTTCTGGAGAAAAGTGGTGTCGGACAGTATTTCATGGATTTTGCCCAGGCTTTCACGGGAACATCTCCCGGAGGCCCGGCGAAAATCTCTGTTGTCAGCTCCGCCTTGTTCGGCTCGATTTCCGGCGCAGCCGTTGCCAACGTTTACGGCACGGGCACCTTCACCATTCCGTTGATGAAGCGTATCGGTTATCCGCCCTTCTTTGCGGCTGCTGTTGAGTCTGTTGCCAGCACTGGCGGACAGATCATGCCCCCCATCATGGGAGCAGGCGCCTTTATCATGGCATCATTCCTCGGTGTGCCATTCAGCGATATTATCATCGCAGCCATCGTTCCTGCGGTCCTTTACTATGGTGCCGTGCTGTTGATGGTCCATCTGGGGGCTCTCAAAAACAATTTGAAGGGCCTGAAGGAAGAAGACCTGCCAGACAAAAAGCGGGTGCTCTTGCAGTCCTACAAACTGTTTCCGATCATCGCTCTCGTCTACATGCTGCTGTCGGGATATTCTCCGATGCTGGCCGCTGCCGTCGGCATTTTGGGAGCGTGGCTGGTTTCTCTGCCCGACCCGGAACATCGCATGGGGCCCAGAAAGATACTGGACGCCATCGTAGCCGGTTCGCGCAATGTGCCAGTTGTCTGCATTGCCTGTGCGGCTGCAGGTATTGTCGTAGGCTCGGTTTCTCTCACCGGGTTTGGTTTCAAATTCGTAGGTCTGGTCTTTTCGCTGGCGCAGGGTGTTCCGTTTATCGCACTGGTGCTGATCGCTGTGGTATCGCTGATCCTCGGCATGGGGCTTCCAACGACCAGCGCCTATATTCTTGGTGCGGCGCTTGGCGTTCCTGCTCTGGCACAGCTGGGGTTTGATCCGCTGGCAGCCCATATGTTCGTCTTCTATTTCGCGATTGTCTCGAACATCACGCCACCGGTTGCCCTTGCCGCTTATGCTGCAAGCTCTCTTGCCCAGTCCAAACCAACGGAAACAGCCATTCAGGCACTGAAGCTTGGCATTCTGGCCTTCATCGTGCCGTTTGCTTTCTGCTACGATCTGGGCCTGCTTTCCAATTCCACTCTGGTCGGAAACAGCTTGGCAGTGTTTGGCGGCATTGGCGCCCTGTTTGCCATGGCCTTCGCCATGCTCGGCTTCATAAGAGCCCCGATCCCGCTTTGGCAACGCTATGCATTTGGTTTAACGGCAATCATGTGCTTGTGGCCACTGGTGGCCGTGAAACTGGCAGGCGTTGCCCTGACATTTGCTGCGGCACAGATTTGGGGAAGAAAATTGGCAACCACTTGA
- a CDS encoding MurR/RpiR family transcriptional regulator, with protein sequence MASRLVLRIQERYSRLTAGEKKLAQLILDRQDDILTHSATEIAEMAGVSKATAARFFQHLGYADFNEVKLQAREERNQSEPYELSVTNSEQVAMGRAIGAHLELELRNLTRTFEELRSDKVREAAELIDNAPRVWVLGLGTEEASARYARLLFSRLRHGVMILGINQGSWAEDLAMTGPKDVLLLITLPPRSALLKSILDYAKTSRLNVVTITDSTSLFEMQRVSKVVLPCHVSSFALGASVTAVMSAIRLLALTYAAHAGKSAQQRAEIVESIREDLTGL encoded by the coding sequence ATGGCATCGCGCCTCGTGCTGAGAATTCAGGAGAGATACTCCAGACTAACCGCTGGAGAGAAAAAGCTCGCGCAGCTCATTCTGGATCGGCAGGACGATATCCTTACCCATTCAGCAACCGAAATTGCTGAAATGGCTGGGGTTTCCAAGGCGACAGCGGCCCGATTCTTTCAGCACCTTGGCTATGCCGACTTCAACGAGGTGAAACTCCAGGCTCGTGAAGAGCGCAATCAAAGCGAGCCCTATGAATTATCTGTGACCAATTCCGAGCAAGTTGCAATGGGGCGTGCCATTGGTGCTCATCTGGAGCTTGAACTGAGGAATCTTACACGCACATTTGAAGAATTACGCTCCGATAAAGTGCGAGAGGCCGCAGAATTGATCGATAATGCTCCAAGGGTCTGGGTGCTTGGGCTGGGAACAGAAGAGGCAAGCGCACGTTATGCGCGGTTGCTTTTCTCGCGGTTGCGCCATGGCGTCATGATATTGGGGATAAATCAGGGATCATGGGCCGAGGATTTGGCCATGACCGGCCCCAAGGATGTGCTGCTGCTGATAACTCTGCCGCCAAGATCCGCGTTACTCAAATCCATTCTGGATTATGCCAAGACCAGCCGCCTCAATGTGGTGACCATCACCGACAGTACCTCCTTGTTTGAAATGCAACGGGTTTCCAAAGTGGTGTTGCCCTGTCATGTCTCCAGTTTTGCACTGGGTGCTTCGGTTACGGCTGTCATGAGCGCGATTCGCCTTCTTGCTCTCACCTATGCTGCTCACGCAGGAAAGTCCGCCCAGCAAAGAGCCGAAATTGTCGAGAGCATAAGAGAAGATTTGACTGGCCTGTGA
- a CDS encoding 5-formyltetrahydrofolate cyclo-ligase, translating to MSQSRLIRKGIWQRLKDVARADVRFHLDFSEVIPDFEGSELATERVLNDDAFRACSFAFVTPDNSLTLLRQKMIEAGIPLVMSTFNIHRGFVYLAPGVVPKGAELYASWLEGMEHFATPISLEEIARKGRFDFAATGASAVSSKGIRFGKGHAFFDLEWGMFTDLGLMEESTPVASIVHDVQVTEETVIASDLDIAIDMIATPEKLIRVERSDKRPRGIRWDLLSKEQIMNIPPLAELARIRGVF from the coding sequence ATGAGCCAATCTCGTCTGATACGCAAGGGTATTTGGCAGCGACTGAAAGATGTCGCCCGGGCCGACGTGCGTTTTCACCTTGATTTCTCTGAAGTTATTCCCGACTTCGAAGGCTCCGAGCTGGCCACCGAACGGGTTTTGAACGATGACGCGTTCAGGGCCTGCAGCTTTGCCTTTGTGACACCGGACAATTCCCTCACCCTTCTGCGTCAGAAAATGATCGAGGCAGGCATTCCCCTGGTCATGTCGACATTCAACATCCACCGTGGCTTTGTCTATCTGGCGCCAGGCGTTGTACCCAAGGGGGCGGAACTCTATGCCTCCTGGCTTGAGGGGATGGAGCATTTTGCCACCCCTATCTCATTGGAAGAAATTGCGCGCAAGGGCCGTTTTGACTTTGCAGCAACCGGCGCGTCTGCGGTTTCCTCCAAGGGTATCCGCTTTGGCAAGGGGCACGCCTTTTTCGATCTGGAATGGGGCATGTTCACGGACCTTGGGCTGATGGAGGAAAGCACACCGGTTGCCTCCATCGTGCATGATGTGCAGGTAACTGAAGAAACGGTCATCGCCAGCGATCTCGATATTGCCATCGATATGATCGCGACGCCGGAAAAGCTCATCCGGGTGGAAAGAAGCGACAAGCGGCCTCGCGGCATTCGCTGGGATCTCTTGAGCAAAGAGCAAATCATGAACATTCCGCCTCTGGCCGAGCTGGCCCGGATAAGAGGCGTATTCTAG
- a CDS encoding ABC transporter substrate-binding protein, whose protein sequence is MRLTLDRRRFLSLMAAGAALPAMSRFAGAASPFAFQSSWINDAEFTGYFVAMDKGYYAAEGLDLNYASGGPDVIPESTIIAGKADLTLTTPDTTIKAISEQGAPFKIIGAQYQKNPIGIVSLASNPIKSPEDLIGKTLAVPPVNVISVEAMLKISGVDRSKINIVPYAYDPTPLIKGEIDASLDFTTNVPFTIKQAGADATSFLLYDFGFTIFNDTVVVTEEALKTKRKEIVSFLRASRKGWEENFKDTTVYPPKFADSWFKGTGRSIENELFFNNAQKPLIEAESGIYSMSEEAIEANIKALAEVGIKAKREYFDTSLLEEI, encoded by the coding sequence ATGAGACTAACTCTGGACAGACGCCGATTTCTTTCCCTTATGGCTGCTGGCGCTGCGTTGCCAGCCATGAGCCGCTTTGCTGGCGCGGCATCACCTTTCGCATTCCAGTCTTCCTGGATTAACGATGCAGAATTTACCGGCTATTTTGTCGCCATGGACAAAGGCTATTACGCCGCAGAAGGGCTGGACCTGAATTACGCATCAGGCGGCCCGGACGTCATTCCGGAAAGCACGATCATTGCAGGCAAAGCCGATCTCACCCTGACCACGCCAGACACCACCATCAAGGCAATCTCCGAACAGGGTGCGCCGTTCAAGATCATTGGCGCCCAGTATCAGAAAAACCCGATCGGCATCGTGTCTCTTGCTTCCAACCCGATCAAGAGCCCTGAGGACCTCATCGGCAAGACGCTGGCTGTGCCACCGGTAAACGTGATCTCTGTTGAAGCCATGCTGAAAATCTCCGGTGTGGATCGCTCCAAGATCAACATCGTGCCTTACGCCTATGATCCGACCCCGCTGATCAAGGGCGAAATTGATGCCTCTCTTGATTTCACGACCAACGTGCCGTTCACCATCAAGCAAGCAGGGGCAGATGCAACATCCTTCCTGCTCTATGATTTCGGCTTCACAATCTTCAACGACACGGTTGTTGTCACCGAAGAAGCCCTCAAAACCAAACGCAAGGAAATCGTTTCCTTCCTCAGAGCATCCCGTAAGGGCTGGGAAGAAAACTTCAAGGATACAACGGTTTATCCGCCTAAATTTGCTGATAGCTGGTTCAAGGGCACCGGTCGTTCCATCGAGAATGAGCTGTTCTTCAACAATGCCCAGAAGCCTTTGATTGAAGCTGAAAGCGGCATCTATTCCATGAGCGAAGAAGCCATCGAAGCCAACATCAAGGCGCTGGCGGAAGTGGGCATCAAAGCCAAACGTGAGTATTTCGACACCTCTTTGCTGGAAGAAATCTAA
- a CDS encoding ABC transporter ATP-binding protein, which translates to MSAEHGIALNHVSRSFSGRGTVVQALSDVSLECPEGSFTALIGPSGCGKSTILRLALGLDAPDTGDVQISGMAPQAAARSGKTGVAFQDAALMPWRTVEDNILLPVDVLGRKRADYQPQAAKLVDLVGLNGFEKALPGELSGGMRQRAAIARALITRPEILFLDEPFGALDQILRRQMNIELQRIWLESNATTLLVTHGIDEAIFLADRVVVMQSKPGRISQIIDIPFERPRKPDLFSDPRFHALEKEIAEALDGH; encoded by the coding sequence ATGAGTGCCGAGCACGGTATAGCTCTCAATCATGTGTCGCGGTCCTTTTCGGGCCGCGGCACAGTTGTTCAAGCCTTGAGCGATGTGTCTCTTGAGTGTCCTGAGGGGTCCTTCACTGCCCTGATCGGCCCATCAGGGTGCGGTAAGTCGACCATATTGCGACTGGCTCTGGGCCTTGATGCGCCAGACACGGGCGACGTGCAGATCTCCGGCATGGCTCCTCAGGCTGCTGCCAGAAGCGGCAAGACGGGCGTTGCCTTTCAGGATGCTGCGCTCATGCCTTGGCGCACCGTAGAAGACAATATTCTCCTGCCGGTAGACGTGCTCGGTCGCAAGCGCGCAGACTATCAGCCTCAGGCTGCCAAACTGGTAGACCTCGTCGGGCTCAATGGTTTCGAAAAGGCTCTGCCGGGTGAGCTTTCGGGTGGCATGCGCCAAAGAGCTGCAATTGCCCGTGCTCTCATAACGCGACCGGAAATCCTGTTTCTTGACGAGCCTTTCGGGGCTCTCGATCAGATCCTGCGCCGCCAGATGAATATCGAGCTGCAGCGGATCTGGTTGGAAAGCAACGCCACCACTCTATTGGTGACACATGGCATTGATGAGGCCATTTTTCTTGCAGATCGGGTGGTTGTGATGCAAAGCAAGCCGGGCCGGATCAGCCAGATCATCGACATTCCATTTGAGCGGCCACGCAAACCGGACCTCTTTTCCGATCCCCGCTTCCACGCCCTTGAAAAGGAAATCGCGGAGGCTTTGGATGGCCACTGA